GTCAGGTCGACGATCGCCCTGGAGATCTGTGCGGCATCGAGTTCAACGCTTGGGCCCTCGCGCTCGGGAAGGTCGAGCTGGCCCGCGAAACCTGCTCGCTCGGCAGCCCGCGCCGCGGCCTCCCGGACCACGCTGGAAAGATCGATCGGCCTGCGTTCCGGCGGTTCCGGCCGGACGAAGGCGAGACAAGCGTCTACCGCGGCTCCGATCCGATGCTGCTCCTCGACGAGATCCTGCAGGAGCTCGAGTTGTTCAGGAGCGTCGAACCGTCGCTTCAGTAGCCCGGCCAGCACCTCCATGGCGGCCAACGGATTACGGATCTCGTGGGCCAGGCCCGCGGCCATCTGGCCAAGGGCGGCAAGCCGCTCCTTCAGACGTTCCTGCTCGCTCGCGCGTTCGAAGGCTGTGAGATCCTTGAAGAGCAGCGCGGCGCCGCCCCCGACCACGACGAGCAGGGTGAATCCGATCGTGCGGCCGCTGCTTGCGAGAACGAGTTCGGCCCGCGAAGGATGATCCCTTCCCGCAAGCGCTTCGCGGACCAGCCCGTGCAGCTCCGCCTCATGAGCCAGCAGTTCTTCTGTTGCGCGCCCGGCCCAGCTTTCGACCGATCCGGGTTGCCCCAGGATCCGTAGAGCTTCGGAGCTCACGATCTGGAGGCGGCCCTGCTCGTCCACCGCGACCAGGCCGCTCCGCCACGAGCCGAGCAGACGCCGCGCAAAGGCTTCACCGTCCAGTTTCACATGGGGCCCATCGGCCCCACGCCTTCACCACCTGAGTTACGAAACCGTAGTCGAGAGAAGATGTCGGCCCAAAGTACAAATGTCCGGTTTTCTCCAAAGTAGAAATGTCCGCTTTCTCTTCTGATTCCGGCTTCTCCGCTGCCGAGTCCCGGGGCCCCAGTGGAAAGCGCCTGGCGCTTTCCACTGGGGCC
The genomic region above belongs to bacterium and contains:
- a CDS encoding PAS domain-containing protein — encoded protein: MKLDGEAFARRLLGSWRSGLVAVDEQGRLQIVSSEALRILGQPGSVESWAGRATEELLAHEAELHGLVREALAGRDHPSRAELVLASSGRTIGFTLLVVVGGGAALLFKDLTAFERASEQERLKERLAALGQMAAGLAHEIRNPLAAMEVLAGLLKRRFDAPEQLELLQDLVEEQHRIGAAVDACLAFVRPEPPERRPIDLSSVVREAAARAAERAGFAGQLDLPEREGPSVELDAAQISRAIVDLTVNAIQAMEEAGTPAPRLSVGIETSADGILLSVADNGPGIPAELQERIFSPFFTTRAKGSGVGLALVQKTIASHGGSVQLESDPESGTEFRLHLPEATS